One segment of Variovorax sp. V93 DNA contains the following:
- a CDS encoding VOC family protein translates to MSHANQLRPFSFVLAVPDLERNTAYFRDALGFEAQWPEGTGWQLLSRGDVRIMMGHCPDALLPSATGDHSYFGYLHVDDVDALHEEFVRRGALIKQAPADKPHGMREFSVATPDGHRLMIGQDLASRAGS, encoded by the coding sequence ATGTCACATGCCAACCAACTGCGCCCGTTTTCGTTCGTGCTCGCTGTTCCGGACCTCGAGCGAAACACCGCCTATTTCAGGGACGCCCTGGGCTTCGAGGCGCAGTGGCCGGAAGGAACCGGATGGCAGCTTCTTTCGCGAGGAGATGTGCGCATCATGATGGGCCATTGTCCGGACGCCCTGCTGCCGTCTGCGACGGGCGACCACAGCTACTTCGGCTATCTGCATGTGGATGACGTCGATGCGCTCCATGAAGAATTCGTCCGGCGCGGCGCGTTGATAAAGCAGGCGCCGGCAGACAAGCCGCATGGCATGCGCGAGTTCTCGGTTGCGACGCCTGACGGACACCGGCTCATGATTGGCCAGGACCTTGCGTCGAGGGCGGGGAGCTGA
- a CDS encoding NAD(P)/FAD-dependent oxidoreductase, which yields MNDVIIVGGSFAGLAAALQLGRARRKVTVLDTGRPRNRFAGHSHGLLGHDHKPPLDILAEARQQLARYPTVRLVNARAESVSGAIDDFCVVTDDHESLGARRVILSYGVADQMPEVPGFAESWGTSIVPCPYCDGFEVADRHWGLVWSGPQSHNQARLFRDWTDKLTVFADGHDIPPDIQADLARRNMPVIDGRIVEIAHHKGHISTVNLDTGRNVAVDVLFAHPRNKPSASLHESLGLATVDTPTGIVLKVDERRQTSMPGIYAAGDLTTPFLPSVTQASSQGAMAGIFAQQSMVV from the coding sequence ATGAATGACGTCATCATCGTCGGCGGCAGCTTTGCCGGCCTCGCCGCCGCCCTGCAACTCGGCCGTGCCCGCCGCAAGGTCACCGTTCTCGATACCGGCCGGCCGCGCAACCGCTTTGCCGGCCACTCGCATGGCCTGCTCGGCCACGATCACAAGCCGCCGCTGGACATCCTGGCCGAGGCGCGGCAGCAGCTGGCGCGCTATCCAACGGTCAGGCTGGTCAATGCCCGGGCCGAGAGCGTGTCTGGCGCCATCGACGATTTCTGCGTCGTCACTGACGATCACGAAAGCCTCGGGGCGCGCCGCGTGATCCTGAGCTACGGCGTTGCTGACCAGATGCCTGAGGTTCCAGGCTTTGCCGAAAGCTGGGGCACGTCCATCGTGCCCTGCCCCTATTGCGACGGCTTTGAAGTCGCCGACCGGCATTGGGGCCTCGTCTGGTCCGGCCCGCAATCGCACAATCAGGCCAGGCTGTTCCGCGATTGGACCGACAAGTTGACTGTCTTCGCCGATGGTCACGACATCCCGCCCGATATCCAGGCCGATCTGGCGCGCCGCAACATGCCTGTCATCGATGGCCGGATCGTCGAGATCGCCCATCACAAGGGCCATATCTCCACAGTCAATCTCGATACCGGCCGCAACGTCGCGGTCGACGTCCTGTTCGCCCATCCGCGCAACAAGCCGTCCGCAAGCCTGCATGAATCACTGGGCCTCGCCACGGTGGATACGCCCACCGGCATCGTCCTCAAGGTCGACGAGCGCCGCCAGACCAGCATGCCCGGCATCTACGCCGCCGGCGACCTGACCACGCCCTTCTTGCCCTCGGTCACCCAAGCATCGTCGCAGGGCGCGATGGCGGGAATCTTCGCCCAGCAATCGATGGTGGTTTGA
- a CDS encoding histidine kinase, with translation MPKVTATGCENPQPMNLARRIDPRRSMAAAIGWLLIALTLCLALVANLWLRSFVRATLLEQHGQRLEAAAEHVNAELDTALLLRLQAVSVVAAMLSEDVQHSEGARLKRSLEAVRRGVPDLIWLAVTDADGFIVAATDEQVVGQNVNQHAWISQGLDAAWIEEGRSPQERFLKLTAPVRNADGAIIGVVAANLRWNWVQKIMGEIRASPGEWLLIDRDGIVRHGPGALLGQRWQDAGDPITPFDPVVAGLGNDGSDLPTRIRTRRLLDNRPYLIATPPNARDGTLRRLGWQAVVIQPVESVAAFATAIEWRISIVLSLLGLAAAVAGIVMARRLTRRVSVIAHSADAVLAGSATRIEVPQGVDEAARLGSALDRLLDTLRRERDELRRLNAELDERVRQRTEEINRLAQESRDAAVVRERLRLARGLHDTLAHSMMAMLTEIRVLKHLASNRPDALPDELVRAERAARDGLDEARRAIDQLRSNPVRDIGLGAALAELAKNLSERSGIELDCRIDPVLSALAAEPAETVFHMCEEVLRNVERHAGAARLLIRLQRMAASDSIELEIADDGIGFEPSAGAAGHYGLVGLREQADAIGAHLRIDSRSGEGTRVSLRWTQAGSA, from the coding sequence ATGCCGAAAGTCACGGCCACCGGCTGCGAGAATCCGCAGCCAATGAACCTCGCACGCCGCATCGACCCACGGCGCTCCATGGCCGCCGCGATCGGCTGGCTGCTGATTGCGCTCACCCTGTGCCTGGCGCTCGTGGCCAACCTGTGGCTGCGCAGCTTCGTGCGTGCGACGCTGCTCGAGCAGCACGGCCAGCGCCTGGAAGCCGCGGCCGAGCACGTCAATGCCGAACTCGACACCGCGTTGCTGCTGCGCCTGCAGGCCGTCAGCGTGGTGGCGGCCATGCTGTCGGAGGATGTGCAGCACAGCGAGGGCGCGCGCCTGAAGCGCTCGCTCGAGGCGGTGCGCCGCGGCGTGCCCGACCTGATCTGGCTGGCGGTGACGGATGCCGACGGCTTCATCGTCGCCGCCACCGACGAGCAGGTGGTCGGCCAGAACGTCAATCAGCACGCGTGGATCTCGCAGGGCCTGGACGCCGCATGGATCGAGGAAGGCCGCTCGCCGCAGGAGCGCTTCCTGAAGCTCACTGCGCCGGTGCGCAACGCGGACGGCGCAATCATCGGCGTCGTCGCCGCGAACCTGCGCTGGAACTGGGTGCAGAAGATCATGGGCGAGATCCGCGCCTCGCCGGGCGAATGGCTGCTGATCGACCGCGACGGCATCGTGCGCCACGGGCCGGGCGCACTTCTGGGGCAGCGCTGGCAGGATGCCGGCGATCCGATCACGCCCTTCGATCCCGTGGTCGCAGGCCTGGGGAACGACGGATCCGATCTGCCCACGCGCATCCGCACGAGGCGGCTGCTGGACAACCGGCCCTACCTGATCGCGACCCCGCCCAATGCGCGTGACGGCACGCTGCGCCGCCTCGGCTGGCAGGCCGTGGTGATCCAGCCGGTCGAATCGGTCGCGGCGTTTGCGACTGCCATCGAATGGCGCATCTCGATCGTGCTGAGCCTGCTGGGCCTGGCCGCCGCGGTGGCGGGCATCGTCATGGCGCGCCGCCTCACGCGCCGTGTGAGCGTGATCGCCCATTCCGCGGACGCGGTGCTGGCCGGCAGCGCCACGCGCATCGAGGTGCCGCAAGGCGTCGACGAAGCCGCGCGGCTGGGCAGCGCGCTCGACCGCCTGCTGGACACGCTGCGGCGCGAACGCGACGAGCTGCGCCGGCTCAATGCCGAGCTGGACGAACGCGTACGCCAGCGCACCGAAGAGATCAATCGGCTCGCGCAGGAATCGCGCGATGCCGCAGTGGTGCGCGAGCGCCTTCGGCTGGCGCGCGGGCTGCACGACACGCTGGCGCATTCCATGATGGCGATGCTCACCGAGATCCGCGTGCTCAAGCACCTGGCATCGAACCGGCCCGATGCGCTGCCGGACGAGCTGGTCCGGGCCGAACGGGCGGCGCGCGACGGGCTGGACGAGGCGCGCCGCGCGATCGACCAGCTGCGCAGCAACCCGGTGCGCGACATCGGGCTGGGAGCAGCGCTGGCCGAGCTGGCCAAGAACCTGAGCGAGCGCTCCGGCATCGAGCTCGACTGCCGGATCGACCCTGTGTTGTCCGCGCTCGCGGCCGAGCCGGCTGAAACCGTGTTCCACATGTGCGAGGAAGTGCTGCGCAACGTCGAACGGCACGCGGGCGCGGCACGGCTGCTGATCCGCCTGCAGCGCATGGCTGCGAGCGACAGCATCGAACTGGAGATCGCGGACGACGGCATCGGCTTCGAGCCGAGTGCAGGCGCCGCGGGGCACTACGGGCTCGTGGGACTGCGGGAGCAGGCCGACGCGATCGGCGCCCATCTGCGCATCGACAGCCGCAGCGGCGAAGGCACCCGCGTGTCGCTGCGATGGACGCAGGCGGGCTCAGCGTAA
- the oxlT gene encoding oxalate/formate MFS antiporter — translation MNPASLTQAASGAPPRLFDNRWLQLAVGIVCMIATANIQYAWTLFVPEIQGKFGWERASIQIAFTIFVLVQTWLAPIEGYFIDKFGPRLIVAFGALFIGAAWAINSQATTLMGFYIGAAIGGIGVGSIYATCINNALKWFPDRRGLAVGLTAGGYGAGSAATILPIAAMIESSGFQQAFLFFGLLQGSLAFIAAWFLRAPKGNEVRGSTKLVQSRRDYTLGEALRTPLFWLMILMFSCVVTGGMMAVAQLGVIAQDLGVKNFKVDLYFVTMAALPLALMLDRVMNGISRPLFGWISDHIGREKTMVIAFTLEGIGIIALGYFGHNPWAFLILSGVVFLAWGEVYSLFSALAGDAFGTKHIGKIYGVLYCAKGVGALFVPLGNLMMEATGTWSTVLYTVAALDLFAAFLAIVALRPMLARHTASNAAASHAPSPAAPDLAMPGGLSPAGRTA, via the coding sequence ATGAACCCCGCTTCCCTGACGCAGGCCGCATCCGGCGCGCCGCCGCGCCTGTTCGACAACCGCTGGCTGCAACTGGCCGTCGGCATCGTCTGCATGATTGCCACGGCCAACATCCAGTACGCATGGACCTTGTTCGTGCCGGAGATCCAGGGCAAGTTCGGCTGGGAGCGCGCATCGATCCAGATTGCCTTCACCATCTTCGTGCTGGTGCAGACCTGGCTCGCGCCGATCGAGGGCTATTTCATCGACAAGTTCGGCCCGCGCCTGATCGTGGCCTTCGGCGCGCTGTTCATCGGCGCGGCCTGGGCCATCAACTCGCAGGCCACGACGCTGATGGGCTTCTACATCGGCGCGGCCATCGGCGGCATCGGCGTCGGTTCGATCTATGCCACCTGCATCAACAACGCGCTCAAGTGGTTTCCCGACCGGCGCGGCCTGGCGGTGGGCCTGACCGCAGGCGGCTACGGCGCCGGCTCGGCCGCCACCATCCTGCCGATCGCCGCGATGATCGAGAGCTCCGGCTTTCAGCAGGCCTTCCTGTTCTTCGGCCTGCTGCAGGGCTCGCTGGCTTTCATTGCGGCCTGGTTCCTGCGCGCGCCCAAGGGCAACGAAGTGCGGGGCTCGACCAAGCTGGTGCAGAGCCGGCGCGACTACACGCTGGGCGAGGCGCTTCGCACGCCGCTGTTCTGGCTGATGATCCTGATGTTCTCCTGCGTGGTCACCGGCGGCATGATGGCCGTGGCGCAACTGGGTGTGATCGCGCAGGACCTGGGCGTGAAGAACTTCAAGGTGGACCTGTACTTCGTCACCATGGCCGCGCTGCCGCTCGCGCTGATGCTCGACCGTGTGATGAACGGCATCTCGCGCCCGCTGTTCGGCTGGATCTCCGATCACATCGGCCGCGAGAAGACGATGGTGATCGCCTTCACGCTGGAGGGCATCGGCATCATCGCGCTGGGCTACTTCGGCCACAACCCGTGGGCCTTCCTGATCCTGTCGGGCGTGGTCTTCCTGGCCTGGGGCGAGGTGTATTCGCTGTTCTCGGCGCTCGCGGGCGACGCCTTCGGCACCAAGCACATCGGCAAGATCTACGGCGTGCTGTACTGCGCCAAGGGCGTCGGCGCGCTGTTCGTGCCGCTCGGCAACCTGATGATGGAAGCCACCGGCACCTGGTCGACCGTGCTCTACACCGTCGCGGCGCTCGACCTGTTCGCCGCCTTCCTGGCCATCGTCGCGCTGCGGCCGATGCTGGCCCGGCACACCGCCAGCAATGCCGCCGCATCGCATGCGCCTTCGCCGGCAGCACCTGATCTCGCGATGCCCGGCGGCCTGTCGCCTGCAGGCCGCACGGCCTGA
- a CDS encoding 2'-5' RNA ligase family protein gives MWLMAISAFAVKVPSAEPWVGDLRQRFDATTELGVPAHITVLVPFMDPQHITPAVLDRAQHALDRVVAFSFSLDRVARFPATAYLAPEPPGPFIAMTRALVDVFPDFQPYGGEHQGVVPHLTVAHGNPSEADAAAAELQKRLDAFGGIRADCASVVLIENSTGRWEELHVFHLPSADTLDRGD, from the coding sequence ATGTGGCTCATGGCGATATCCGCGTTTGCTGTCAAAGTGCCCTCGGCCGAGCCGTGGGTCGGCGACCTTCGGCAGCGCTTCGACGCGACGACGGAGCTGGGCGTGCCAGCGCACATCACTGTGCTTGTGCCGTTCATGGACCCTCAGCACATCACGCCTGCCGTACTGGATCGGGCGCAACACGCGTTGGATCGCGTGGTTGCGTTCTCCTTCTCGCTGGACAGGGTCGCGCGCTTCCCGGCGACCGCGTATCTCGCGCCGGAACCGCCCGGGCCGTTCATCGCGATGACCAGGGCGCTCGTGGATGTCTTTCCAGATTTCCAGCCGTACGGCGGGGAGCACCAAGGAGTGGTTCCGCACCTGACCGTTGCCCATGGAAACCCATCCGAGGCCGATGCAGCCGCTGCTGAGTTGCAAAAGCGGCTGGATGCATTCGGCGGCATCCGAGCGGATTGCGCCTCGGTCGTGCTGATCGAAAATTCGACAGGCCGTTGGGAAGAGTTGCATGTCTTCCACTTGCCGTCGGCCGATACCCTGGACCGCGGCGATTGA
- a CDS encoding TetR/AcrR family transcriptional regulator → MARSPVPAPKPQRGRPRDPERVRRILEAAQRHFNEHGLERASVDAIAAEAGVSKMTVYSNFGSKEGLFQAVVRDRTAPVVDGVPGAGALDPNHPEEALLAVGTRFLALARGDALGALRAVYGVAGAQPEACRAFYKEGPERANGELAAYLRRADAAGTLKVRNPLQAADLFLSMFLGSGHIRGLLKLEMPDSRENRALLREAVRVFMAAYGA, encoded by the coding sequence ATGGCCCGCTCCCCAGTTCCTGCTCCCAAGCCCCAACGCGGCCGGCCACGCGATCCCGAGCGCGTGCGGCGTATCCTGGAAGCGGCGCAAAGGCACTTCAACGAGCATGGGCTGGAGCGTGCCAGCGTGGATGCCATTGCCGCGGAAGCCGGTGTGTCCAAGATGACCGTGTACAGCAACTTCGGCTCCAAGGAGGGGCTGTTCCAGGCGGTCGTGCGCGACAGGACGGCGCCGGTGGTGGATGGCGTCCCGGGCGCCGGGGCGCTGGACCCGAACCACCCTGAGGAGGCGCTGCTGGCGGTCGGCACCCGGTTTCTCGCACTGGCGCGCGGGGACGCCCTCGGCGCGTTGCGCGCTGTCTACGGCGTCGCGGGGGCGCAGCCGGAAGCCTGCCGTGCGTTCTACAAGGAAGGTCCGGAGCGTGCGAACGGCGAGCTGGCTGCATACCTGCGCCGTGCCGACGCGGCGGGCACGCTGAAGGTGCGGAACCCGCTTCAGGCAGCGGACCTGTTCCTGTCGATGTTCCTGGGCTCCGGGCACATCCGCGGGCTGCTGAAGCTCGAGATGCCGGATTCCCGGGAAAACAGGGCACTTCTGCGCGAGGCCGTGCGGGTCTTCATGGCGGCCTACGGCGCGTAG
- a CDS encoding DUF4019 domain-containing protein produces MTSKSKLLLGAAFLAGWMSTASAQDADPTNMVRGGLQAIQLVDQGKIGELWDGSGPATKKRVARPEFVRQVEASRSPLGAAQQRTWVSVNRQLVANDDPDVAGQYINVEYETRFANASNRVVREMTSFRLDASGTWRLSGYVLR; encoded by the coding sequence ATGACCTCAAAAAGCAAACTGCTGCTCGGCGCCGCATTCCTGGCGGGTTGGATGAGCACAGCCTCGGCCCAGGACGCCGATCCGACGAACATGGTTCGCGGCGGCCTGCAAGCGATCCAATTGGTGGACCAGGGCAAGATCGGCGAACTCTGGGACGGCTCGGGCCCCGCCACCAAAAAGCGGGTCGCACGTCCCGAGTTCGTTCGCCAGGTCGAGGCGTCGCGGTCGCCGCTCGGCGCGGCGCAGCAGCGCACATGGGTCTCGGTGAATCGCCAGTTGGTTGCAAACGACGATCCCGATGTGGCCGGCCAATACATCAACGTCGAATACGAAACCCGCTTTGCCAACGCGAGCAACCGGGTGGTGCGCGAGATGACGAGTTTTCGCCTCGACGCCAGCGGCACGTGGCGCCTGAGCGGCTACGTGTTGCGCTAA
- a CDS encoding response regulator transcription factor: MSTIAEPSSSSSHAAQKIRVLIADDQALIRRGMAMLLDAAPDIEVLGQAADGVEAVELARRLLPDVVLMDLHMPRKGGVLATREISAALPHTRVMVLTTFDRDDLVFDAVRAGAQAYLLKDASEEEVLDTVRAVHRGESRLTPQIARKVMDQFRLLADRVAQEPPSPPAPDSRAAPQAAAPGEPSPPDSTAATKPLTEREAAVLELIAKGYGNRQIATALNLAEGTAKNHVSRIMQKLHANTRTELAVLVLKK; the protein is encoded by the coding sequence ATGAGCACCATTGCCGAACCGTCATCCTCTTCTTCGCATGCCGCGCAGAAAATCCGCGTGCTGATTGCCGACGACCAGGCACTGATCCGTCGCGGCATGGCCATGCTGCTGGACGCTGCGCCGGACATCGAGGTGCTCGGCCAGGCGGCCGATGGCGTGGAAGCCGTGGAGCTGGCACGCCGCCTGCTGCCAGACGTGGTGCTGATGGATCTGCACATGCCGCGCAAGGGCGGCGTGCTCGCGACGCGCGAGATCTCGGCTGCCTTGCCGCACACGCGCGTGATGGTGCTGACCACCTTCGACCGCGACGACCTCGTCTTCGACGCGGTGCGTGCCGGCGCACAGGCCTACCTGCTCAAGGACGCTTCGGAAGAAGAGGTGCTGGACACCGTGCGGGCCGTGCACCGCGGCGAGTCGCGGCTGACGCCGCAGATCGCGCGCAAGGTGATGGACCAGTTCCGGCTATTGGCCGATCGCGTCGCGCAGGAGCCGCCCTCCCCGCCCGCGCCGGATTCCCGCGCCGCACCGCAGGCCGCCGCGCCCGGCGAGCCATCGCCGCCCGATTCGACGGCGGCGACCAAACCCCTGACCGAGCGCGAGGCCGCCGTGCTCGAACTGATCGCCAAGGGCTATGGCAATCGCCAGATCGCCACCGCGCTCAACCTGGCCGAGGGAACGGCAAAGAACCACGTGAGCCGGATCATGCAGAAGCTTCACGCGAACACCCGCACCGAACTGGCGGTGCTGGTGTTGAAGAAGTAA